The nucleotide sequence CCCCTTCGAGGTCGGAGTCGAGCGAGCCGAGCGTCGTCCGCAGCGGCTCGCGCGACGGCAGGCTCCCGTCGCGGTAGTCGATGGCCGCGGTGCGGAGCTCCTCGACCGCTTCGAACGCCTGCGTGGAGGACTGTGCCTCCAGCACGTCGCCGAGGAGTTCGCCCAGTTCCCGGACGTCCTGTCGGACGGTTCGGTGGTGGAGATCCATCGGCAGTTGGTTCCGTGACCACGTACATTAAACGCCGGGATAGTGCAGGGTTGACGGCGCTGTCGTCGTATCGTGGCGGTCGTTCGTGTCGGTGCTCGGGCTACGACGTCGCGTCGTCGGGCGGGCGACCGGTCGCCGGATCGAGCGCGACGAACTCCAGCCCGTCGCGTTCCAGTAGCGACGCCGCCCGATCGGTCACGGAGGGCGCGACGAGGACGCCGCGGATCGACGCCTCGTCGCCGAACTCGCGTTCGAGCGCGTCGACGTAGCGGCGGAGTTGACCGACGGCGTCCGGCCCCACCCGCCGGCGCTTCAACTCGACGGCCACCGGCCGCCCTGCCGCGTCTTCGCCGAAGACGTCGACGGGGCCGGCGTCGGTCTCGCGTTCCGTCGCCAGCGGCTCGAACCCGGGGTCGATCCGCTCGGGGTTGGCGACGACGTGTTCCTTGAGGTCGGCCTCGCTCCCCTGCAAGTCGAGTTCGTCGGGGTCGGTCACGTCGTAGGCGGCGAGGTGGTGGACCCGATCGAACCGGACGTCGAGGAGTTCCTCGGGCGATCGGCGGACGCTCCGCACGCGCAGTCCGCCGTCCCGAACGCTCGCGAAGTGGTCACAGCCCGGCGGTTGCCAGTTGACCGGCGTCCGCCCCTCGTCGGTGTGGACGAGCGCCGAGCCGTCGGGTTTGAGCAAGAGAAGTCGGTCACCGGAACCGAGGCTGCTCGACGCGCGGCCGTCGTATTCGACGGTACACCGCCCGAAGACGGTGATCAGGTCGCCGCGACGGAAGGCGTCCTCGAGGTGGGTGAGCGCGTCCCGGTGGGCGGGGCGGTGGAGCGTGGTGACCGTCATCCGTCGCCGGCCGTACGCCGTCGCCGTACAAAAGGAGCGCGTCGGGGGCACGGCCACGGATCGGTGTACGGGATAAAAGCACAAATAGCGCCCGCCCGTCTACGGGGACGAATGGGGCTGTTCGAACTCATCGCGGCGGTCGAAGCGGAGGA is from Haloplanus salinarum and encodes:
- the nucS gene encoding endonuclease NucS, which produces MTVTTLHRPAHRDALTHLEDAFRRGDLITVFGRCTVEYDGRASSSLGSGDRLLLLKPDGSALVHTDEGRTPVNWQPPGCDHFASVRDGGLRVRSVRRSPEELLDVRFDRVHHLAAYDVTDPDELDLQGSEADLKEHVVANPERIDPGFEPLATERETDAGPVDVFGEDAAGRPVAVELKRRRVGPDAVGQLRRYVDALEREFGDEASIRGVLVAPSVTDRAASLLERDGLEFVALDPATGRPPDDATS